A genomic segment from Capra hircus breed San Clemente chromosome 15, ASM170441v1, whole genome shotgun sequence encodes:
- the LRRC4C gene encoding leucine-rich repeat-containing protein 4C translates to MLNKMTLHPQQIMIGPRFNRALFDPLLVVLLALQLLVVAGLVRAQTCPSVCSCSNQFSKVICVRKNLRDVPDGISTNTRLLNLHENQIQIIKVNSFKHLRHLEILQLSRNHIRTIEIGAFNGLANLNTLELFDNRLTTIPNGAFVYLSKLKELWLRNNPIESIPSYAFNRIPSLRRLDLGELKRLSYISEGAFEGLSNLRYLNLAMCNLREIPNLTPLIKLDELDLSGNHLSAIRPGSFQGLMHLQKLWMIQSQIQVIERNAFDNLQSLVEINLAHNNLTLLPHDLFTPLHHLERIHLHHNPWNCNCDILWLSWWIKDMAPSNTACCARCNTPPNLKGRYIGELDQNYFTCYAPVIVEPPADLNVTEGMAAELKCRASTSLTSVSWITPNGTVMTHGAYKVRIAVLSDGTLNFTNVTMQDTGMYTCMVSNSVGNTTASATLNVTAATTTPFSYFSTVTVETMEPSQDEARTTDNNVGPTPVIDWETTNVTTSLTPQSTRSTEKTFTIPVTDINSGIPGIDEVMKTTKIIIGCFVAITLMAAVMLVIFYKMRKQHHRQNHHAPTRTVEIINVDDEITGDTPMESHLPMPAIEHEHLNHYNSYKSPFNHTTTVNTINSIHSSVHEPLLIRMNSKDNVQETQI, encoded by the coding sequence ATGTTGAACAAGATGACCTTACATCCACAGCAGATAATGATAGGTCCTAGGTTTAACAGGGCCTTATTTGACCCCCTGCTTGTGGTGCTGCTGGCTCTTCAACTTCTTGTGGTGGCTGGTCTGGTGCGGGCTCAAACCTGCCCTTCCGTCTGCTCCTGCAGCAACCAGTTCAGCAAGGTGATTTGTGTTCGGAAAAACCTACGTGATGTTCCAGATGGCATCTCCACCAACACCCGGCTGCTGAACCTCCATGAGAACCAAATCCAGATCATCAAAGTGAACAGCTTCAAACACCTGAGGCACCTGGAAATCCTACAGTTGAGTAGGAATCATATCAGAACAATTGAAATCGGGGCCTTCAATGGTCTGGCAAACCTCAACACGCTGGAACTCTTCGACAATCGTCTTACGACCATCCCGAATGGAGCTTTTGTATATTTGTCTAAACTGAAGGAGCTCTGGTTGCGAAACAACCCCATCGAAAGCATCCCTTCTTATGCTTTTAACAGAATCCCTTCTTTGCGCCGGCTAGACTTAGGGGAATTGAAAAGGCTTTCATACATCTCAGAAGGTGCCTTTGAAGGTCTGTCTAACTTGAGGTATCTGAACCTTGCCATGTGCAACCTCCGAGAAATCCCTAACCTCACGCCGCTCATAAAACTAGATGAGCTGGATCTTTCTGGGAATCATCTGTCTGCCATCAGGCCTGGCTCTTTCCAGGGGTTGATGCACCTTCAGAAACTGTGGATGATACAGTCCCAGATTCAAGTGATTGAACGGAATGCCTTTGATAACCTTCAGTCACTGGTGGAGATCAACCTGGCACACAACAATCTGACATTACTGCCTCATGacctcttcacacccttgcatcATCTAGAGCGGATACACTTACATCACAACCCCTGGAACTGTAACTGTGAcatcctgtggctcagctggtggaTAAAAGACATGGCCCCCTCCAATACAGCTTGCTGTGCCCGGTGTAACACCCCTCCCAATCTGAAAGGGAGGTACATTGGGGAGCTTGACCAGAATTATTTCACATGCTATGCTCCTGTCATTGTGGAGCCCCCAGCAGACCTCAATGTCACTGAAGGCATGGCAGCTGAGCTGAAATGCCGGGCCTCCACGTCCCTAACTTCCGTATCTTGGATTACTCCAAACGGAACAGTCATGACACATGGGGCATATAAAGTGCGGATAGCTGTGCTCAGCGATGGCACGTTAAACTTCACGAATGTAACCATGCAAGATACAGGCATGTACACATGTATGGTGAGTAATTCTGTGGGAAATACCACCGCTTCAGCCACCCTGAATGTTACTGCAGCAACCACTACTCCCTTCTCTTACTTTTCAACTGTCACGGTAGAGACTATGGAACCTTCTCAGGATGAGGCACGGACCACAGATAACAATGTGGGTCCCACTCCGGTGATCGACTGGGAGACCACTAACGTGACCACCTCCCTCACGCCACAGAGCACAAGGTCGACAGAAAAGACATTCACCATCCCTGTGACTGATATAAACAGTGGGATCCCAGGAATTGATGAGGTCATGAAGACTACCAAAATCATCATTGGCTGTTTCGTGGCCATCACACTCATGGCTGCAGTGATGCTGGTCATTTTCTACAAGATGAGGAAGCAGCATCATCGGCAAAACCATCATGCCCCAACGAGGACTGTTGAAATTATTAATGTGGATGATGAGATTACAGGAGACACGCCCATGGAAAGCCACCTGCCCATGCCTGCAATTGAGCATGAGCACCTCAATCACTATAACTCTTACAAATCTCCTTTCAACCACACAACAACAGTTAACACAATAAATTCAATACACAGTTCAGTGCATGAACCGTTATTGATCCGGATGAACTCTAAAGACAATGTCCAAGAGACTCAAATCTAA